GATTATGGCGGAGCGGGATTTCTGGAAGGAGGGCGTGACCCTCGAGGATCTCGGTATCGGCGATATGGACAGCAGCGCTCTCAACCGCTACCTCCGACAGGGTGTCAGGTAACCCTTCGCGGGACACCGCCGTGGTTGAGAGAATCCTGGAACAGAGAAGTGCAAAGGACCAACCAAAAGGGGGCAACGGAAGAGATGTGGAGACAGGTAGCGGAGACAGCCTATCCGCTTTTGCTTGATCTTGTTTCGATCCCCAGCGTTTCACCCTCGGGGAAAGAGGAGAATCGAATAGCTGCATTTATCAGGGATAGAATAGCGCAGGAAGGGTATTTCCGCGAACATCCGGAGGATCTTCGTCTTCTGTCCTGTCCGCATGATGCGCTGGGGCGGCACTGCGTCTTCGCCATGGTGCGTTCGACGCACGAAACCCCCCGGACGGTGTTGCTGACGGGCCACATGGATGTCGTTGATACGGATGTGTACGGTCCTCTTCGGGATCTTGCCTTTTCTCCGGAGGAGCTCACCAAGGAAATCGGCAAGCTGGACCTTTCGGACCAGGTGCGTTCCGATCTGGAAAGCGGGGAATGGCTCTTCGGGCGCGGTGTCGCCGATATGAAGTGCGGCGTAGCGGTGGAACTGGCCTATCTCATGGCGGCAGCCAAGGACCCCGCCGCACTGCAGGCCAATGTTGCCGTCCTGATTGTTCCCGATGAAGAGAACAATTCCGGCGGCATGCTCTGTGCGGTCCCTCACCTCCGGAGATTCCGGGATGAGGAAGGTCTGCGCTTTCTGACCTGCATCAATACGGAACCTACAGTAGGAACAGCAGAGACGGCAGGTCCGACCATCTACCGGGGATCTATAGGGAAGATCAACCCCTTCTTCTTCTGTCTGGGTCGTGAAACCCACGTGGGGGAGTATTATCAGGGGTTGAGTGCCGCTCCGATTGTCTCCTACATCAACCTGATGCTCGACGGGAACACAAAATACGCCGACCAGTTTAACGACATCGCCTATCCACCCTACGGCTGCCTGAAACAGCACGACCTCCGAGACGAGTACTCCGCTTCCATCATGACAAGGGCGGCCGCCTTCTACAGTTACCTGACGGTGACAAAGCTTCCCGGCCAGATCTTGGAGGAGATGCGCGGCATTGCCTGGGAGGCCCTGCAGCACACCCTGGAACGGCACAAAGCCTTCTCGGGGAGATTCGCCTCCATGCGCGGCATGGAGGCCGCCGAGCCCGAATGGAACCCCAAGGTGTTGAGCTATGGGGAACTCAAAAAAGAGGCAGAAAAAGAGCAGGGGATCTCTGTCGCCTCGATCGCCGCGGAGATCGCCGAACATTCCGCAGGACAGCTTGACGAACGCGAAATGGCCCTCCGGCTGGTCGAGCGGCTGGTCGACGGCTGTGATCTCCGCGGCCCTCTGGTGGTACTCGGTTTCCTGCCTCCCTTCTATCCGCACAGAGCGAACACAGGTCGCTCTGCCGCCGACAGGCAGCTTGATCAGGTGGTAGACACACTGGTAACCTACGCGGAACAGGACACCGCCACTGCCGTGGAAACCATGGATTTCTTCGAGGGTGTCAGCGATCTCAGCTACTGCGGATTTCAGGCAGGCATGCAGGCCCTGGAACCTCTGGCGGACAACCTCCCGGGTTGGGGTCGGTACTATTCCTTCCCTGTAGATGACCTGGTGGCTCTCGATATTCCCATCGTCAACATCGGCCCTGTAGGAAGAGACGCCCACAAGGTATCCGAGCGGCTTCATGTCCCCTACGCCATGGAGGTACTGCCCAGGTTGCTGGACAAAGCAGTACATCTGATATCAGAGCAGGTGGCGAGGTAGTGGCGCCACCTGCAGCGGGGATCCAATTGTCAGGGATGGCCAGTGCCATCCCTGACAATTGGTCTGTCCTGCCAGGCCTGGGCATCGCAAATGTGACGGCCCTGCAGACTCTATGCTAGGCTATGGCACATACGCGCTGCCGGCTGCGTACGCAACATGCCGTAGAGTGTCGCATGAAGGGAGCTGGTGGAATGCAGCAAAGCTGGATACGGCAGAACAGGATGACAGGGGAGTGGGTGATCTTTGCGCCCTCCAGAGGGAAACGGCCCAGTGATTTCGCCATGGAAAAAGGATCTGCCGGGGGAACCGCGATCCCCTCCCGGAGTGAGACGTGCCCCTTTTGTCCCGGAAACGAAGACCAGTTGCCGGAAATCATCGATGAACACACCACCCGAAACGGACAGTCATGGCTGACCCGGGTGGTGCCCAACAAATTTCCCGCTCTGACACCGGAGAATGAGACGGGCAGGCACTACCAGGGCCCCTATATCTATGCAGGGGGGTACGGGAAACACGAGATTATTATTGAAACACCAGCGCACAACAAGGATATCCCCGATTTTGAGAAGGACGAGGCGGAAGCGCTGGTAGAGTGCTATATCAGCAGATACGCAGAGCTCATCGAGAGCCATGCCAACGCACTTGTGCTGATCTTTCGCAATCATGGCCGGAATGCGGGCACATCGCTGGAACACCCCCACTCCCAGATCATCGTTACAGGGATCGTTCCGCGAACCATACGCGACAAGGAAGAGATGGCACAACGGCACTATGACGAGACGGGTCGCTGTCTTCTCTGCGAGTTGACAGGTTACGAGCTCCAGAACAGGACGCGCGTGGTGGCCGAAAACGAACACTTTGTGACGTTCATCCCCTTCGCTGCCGAGGTCCCCTTTGAGATGCGCATCGTACCGAAGCGTCACGAAGGAGACTTCCGAAACCTCCAAAGCGAGGAACGGCGGGCCTTCGCCTCCATGTTTCAACATGTGCTGCAAGCGCTCCGCGAGGCCCTCCTCGATCCAGACTACAACTTTGTGATCAACACGGCCCCCAGATACAAACTGGACGAACCCCATGCCCACTGGTATCTCTTGATTCGTCCCCGGCTGACGACCCCTGCAGGCTTCGAGATCGGTTCAGGTATCAGTATCAACCCCTCTGTACCCGAAGAGGATGCACAATTCATGAGAAAACACACCCGTTAAACAAAAAACGTTGCCTTTTTGTTTGAAGAACTCTCCGAACAGCCTCAGCTGTAACAACAGTGCGGTTTCCGTGATTGGTGGTTCCGCCCAGAACCAGAGATACGAACGAAACGGACCGTCTGCTGTCGGCCCCATTCCATCCCTCTGCCGCTGTGCCCCCCCCTTGGTATCCATTTGGAGTATGTAAGACACGATCCCGAGGGGTGTCACAAAAACCGGGCGGAGAGCCTGGCATCGGCACCGCCTGTACTTGCCTGCAGAGCCGCTTTCATCGCCATTCCAGAATCGGTACAGAAGATGGTAGAATACGCATCAAGCCCTGTAGCTCCAGCCATTATTCTCTTTTATTGTGGACCCCTTCTGCGTTGGGGAATACCGGGCAGGGGATACCGGGCCGGAAAGATTTTGACGACGGTGCATCCTTTATTGAGAACAAGGAGGCGCAGCGCTTCCTTTCTGCTTTTTTAAAATATTTTGCCGATAAATACGCATTATTCCTAATATCAACCGTAGGAAAATGCAAATATATTGATCATATAAGGCAAGAGCCTGGTTCGTCGGCGGGAAGATTTGAATGGTCCGGAGCGGGGCCTTACCTCAGAGGACTCAAAAGCGATAAAGGGGTGCGATCCTGTGATAGATTCCAATCCTCCAGGGCATTCAGAGAAAGATGAAGCTGGATTCGGCGACACCATCAAGGATAGACATGCCGAGGATGCCCAACGTCTGCTCCAGCGGTGCATGACGAACAATGCGGACCGTACCCGCGCAGAAGAACTTCTGCGGCTAGTGATTGATGCATCCCCGGACAGTATCTGCCTGAAGGATGGGCAGGGTCGCTGGCAGAAAGCCAACGCCGCCCAGCTCTCTCTTTTCGGTTTACAGGACATCAGGTACGCAGGAAAAGGCGACCGGGAACTGGCCGAACTCTCTCCCTGGGGCGGGAAAGCGCTGGAACACGGCGAGGAAGCAGACGAGCAGGCCTGGCAGAAGCAGGAAACCTCACGGACACAACAGATCATATCCGGCCCCGAAGGGGAATCCAGGGTCTTCGATGTGATACGTGTTCCACTGTACTACCAGGATGGATCTCGTAAAGGGATGGTTGTTCTCGGTCGTGATATTACACAGCTTCGGAACATCGAGAAGGAAAAACTGTTCTCTTCAACCATCTTTCAGAGTGCAGTGGAGGGAATCGTGATTACCGATGCCGAAAACCGGATCCAGCTGGTCAATCCGGCCTTTGAGCGTATTACAGGGTACAGCGAACAGGAAGTCCTGGGAAAGAATCCGCGAATTCTGAAATCAGATCGGCATGACCGTTCCTTTTACGAAAAGATGTGGAAAGACATTCAGGGGCAGGGAAGCTGGGAAGGAGAGATTTGGAACCGAAGAAAAAACGGCGAGACCTATCCGGAACGGCTTTCCATCAAAGCGCTCTACGATGAGCAAGGCAACATTATCAATTTTATTTCAATATTCACGGATTTATCTGAAATCAAAACCAAAGAAGAAAAGCTGCGAATAAGATTTTATTATGACCCACTCACCAATCTTCCCAATAGACAGCTTTTTTTGGATCGACTGAAACAGGAAATTGATAAATGCAAAGGAACAGATATATTAATTGGCACACTATTTATCGATTTAGATAGATTCAAAAATATCAACAACTCTCTTGGGCATTTTGCCGGAGACCGTATCCTTCAGAATGTAGCGGAAACGATCGACGGAGCGAAACGTAAAGGGGATACGATTGCCCGAATTGGCGGCGACGAATTCTGCGTTCTCCTTCGGGATACCCGGACCATAGAGGAGCTTGGCCTGGCGGCGGAATCCTTTCTCGATGTCTTTGATACCACCTTTGATTGCGAGGAATTTGGTGAACTCTACCTTGCAGCGAGTGCCGGCATCAGCGTCTACCCCAATGACGGCCATGATGAAGAAAGTCTCTTGAAAAACGCCGAACTCGCCATGTTGCGTGCAAAAAGCTCTCAGGAAGAAGGGGTCCGCTTTTTCGCACCGGAGATGGAAAAGCCTGTTCTCCAGAAGGTGCAGATGGAGCGGGATATCCGAAAGGCACTGGAAACAGCACAGTTTACCGTCTTTTTCCAGCCGATCGTCCACGCAAGCTCCGGAACGGTAACACATTTAGAAGCACTGGTACGTTGGCAGCATCCGGAGCGGGGAATGATCTCGCCCGGATCCTTCATCCCCCTTGCAGAAGAATGCTGTTTGATTTATGCTATTGATCAATATGTTATTTGGCAGGTCAATCAGTTAGTTTCACAATGGGCAAGGGATTCACGCAAAGGAACAAAAGATATAAAAGTAAAGATCAATTTATCTGCATTGCAATTCTACAGAACTGATCTTGTAGACTTTATATTTTATGCCTCAAAAAGCGCAAAGGTGCCTTACAATAGAATTAACTTTGAGATCACAGAAAATATCTTGATGAGCGACTCCAATGCTGCGATGAAACGATTGCAGGAATTGCGGAAGATAGGATTCGGCATTGATATCGACGATTTTGGCACAGGCTATTCCTCGCTGAGTTACTTAACAAGACTACCTATCCAGGGGTTAAAGATTGATCAGGCATTTGTTGCCGACCTGGAACATAATTCCGGGAATGCGGCAGTCACCCATGCAATACTGGAGCTGGCCAAATCGTTGCGTCTTACTGTTGTCGCAGAAGGTGTGGAAACGGAAGGGCAACTCCGCTTTCTACAGCGGTTGGGCTGCGACTACCTCCAGGGATACTATTTCAGCCGGCCGATTCCGGAAGACGAGATCTTGAAATTTCTTGCACGGCCTGAGGTCCGAATCTAGCTTTCTGGGAACAGGCCTGGGCATTCTCTAAAAGTATCAAAAAAAACTGAAAACCTTTCTGGATTTTGCAAAGCTGACACTAATAAGTAAGGGAACTTCAGGAAATTTAGATAAAATTAAAATAGTCGCGCATCACCCCGAAACATGTCTTAGACGCACGAAACTCCAGGGCCGGAGTTCTTGCATAGCAACGAAAAGCTCACACTATTTTTGAAGCGGAGAGATGTAGAAGTCTGCTCTGAACAGTAGGAAACGGCGGGCAGGTATAGCTATTTTGGAGGGATGTATATGGGTAGCGAAATCAAGCTTTTGGTTATCGATGATTCCCCTTTTATCCACAAGGCTGTCAAAAAAGGGCTGGACGGGAAGGGTGTGCAAATTGTAGGAGGAGCATCCAACGGAAAAGAGGGATTAGAGAAGGTAGGGGAACTCCGTCCCGATATCATCACCCTTGATATCACAATGCCGGTCATGGATGGGCTCGAAGCGGCCAGGAAGATCCGTTCCCAGCATCCGAAAGTAAAAATCATCATGCTGAGTTCCATGGGTGACGAGGAATTAATCCGGGAGGCAAAGCAGATC
This DNA window, taken from Synergistales bacterium, encodes the following:
- a CDS encoding M20/M25/M40 family metallo-hydrolase, with product MWRQVAETAYPLLLDLVSIPSVSPSGKEENRIAAFIRDRIAQEGYFREHPEDLRLLSCPHDALGRHCVFAMVRSTHETPRTVLLTGHMDVVDTDVYGPLRDLAFSPEELTKEIGKLDLSDQVRSDLESGEWLFGRGVADMKCGVAVELAYLMAAAKDPAALQANVAVLIVPDEENNSGGMLCAVPHLRRFRDEEGLRFLTCINTEPTVGTAETAGPTIYRGSIGKINPFFFCLGRETHVGEYYQGLSAAPIVSYINLMLDGNTKYADQFNDIAYPPYGCLKQHDLRDEYSASIMTRAAAFYSYLTVTKLPGQILEEMRGIAWEALQHTLERHKAFSGRFASMRGMEAAEPEWNPKVLSYGELKKEAEKEQGISVASIAAEIAEHSAGQLDEREMALRLVERLVDGCDLRGPLVVLGFLPPFYPHRANTGRSAADRQLDQVVDTLVTYAEQDTATAVETMDFFEGVSDLSYCGFQAGMQALEPLADNLPGWGRYYSFPVDDLVALDIPIVNIGPVGRDAHKVSERLHVPYAMEVLPRLLDKAVHLISEQVAR
- a CDS encoding EAL domain-containing protein, with the translated sequence MIDSNPPGHSEKDEAGFGDTIKDRHAEDAQRLLQRCMTNNADRTRAEELLRLVIDASPDSICLKDGQGRWQKANAAQLSLFGLQDIRYAGKGDRELAELSPWGGKALEHGEEADEQAWQKQETSRTQQIISGPEGESRVFDVIRVPLYYQDGSRKGMVVLGRDITQLRNIEKEKLFSSTIFQSAVEGIVITDAENRIQLVNPAFERITGYSEQEVLGKNPRILKSDRHDRSFYEKMWKDIQGQGSWEGEIWNRRKNGETYPERLSIKALYDEQGNIINFISIFTDLSEIKTKEEKLRIRFYYDPLTNLPNRQLFLDRLKQEIDKCKGTDILIGTLFIDLDRFKNINNSLGHFAGDRILQNVAETIDGAKRKGDTIARIGGDEFCVLLRDTRTIEELGLAAESFLDVFDTTFDCEEFGELYLAASAGISVYPNDGHDEESLLKNAELAMLRAKSSQEEGVRFFAPEMEKPVLQKVQMERDIRKALETAQFTVFFQPIVHASSGTVTHLEALVRWQHPERGMISPGSFIPLAEECCLIYAIDQYVIWQVNQLVSQWARDSRKGTKDIKVKINLSALQFYRTDLVDFIFYASKSAKVPYNRINFEITENILMSDSNAAMKRLQELRKIGFGIDIDDFGTGYSSLSYLTRLPIQGLKIDQAFVADLEHNSGNAAVTHAILELAKSLRLTVVAEGVETEGQLRFLQRLGCDYLQGYYFSRPIPEDEILKFLARPEVRI
- the galT gene encoding galactose-1-phosphate uridylyltransferase, with product MQQSWIRQNRMTGEWVIFAPSRGKRPSDFAMEKGSAGGTAIPSRSETCPFCPGNEDQLPEIIDEHTTRNGQSWLTRVVPNKFPALTPENETGRHYQGPYIYAGGYGKHEIIIETPAHNKDIPDFEKDEAEALVECYISRYAELIESHANALVLIFRNHGRNAGTSLEHPHSQIIVTGIVPRTIRDKEEMAQRHYDETGRCLLCELTGYELQNRTRVVAENEHFVTFIPFAAEVPFEMRIVPKRHEGDFRNLQSEERRAFASMFQHVLQALREALLDPDYNFVINTAPRYKLDEPHAHWYLLIRPRLTTPAGFEIGSGISINPSVPEEDAQFMRKHTR
- a CDS encoding response regulator; translated protein: MGSEIKLLVIDDSPFIHKAVKKGLDGKGVQIVGGASNGKEGLEKVGELRPDIITLDITMPVMDGLEAARKIRSQHPKVKIIMLSSMGDEELIREAKQIGVHHFLTKPFKGPELLKTVFNVLKEG